In Natranaerovirga pectinivora, the sequence AATCTTCCATGTTAACGGAAAATACGTTACATCTCTAAAAACTAAAAATGGATATTCTTCCTTAGCATTATTTATTGATTTTCCGTTTATTTTAATCTTGAATTCAGGTATAGTTGCATTATAAGCATCTTGGTTTTTCAACTGTGTTTTATATGACACATAAGAAGATGTGACTTTACTTTCATAGATTTCAAAACCTTCGTTTTGAGACCATTTAGTTTCAAGCCCTAAAAGCCTACAATCATACCACGTCATTGGAAAATATGTAATATTTTTGTATACTAGCAGTGGATATTCTCGATACTCATTTTCAACCACATTTCCATTTAATGTAACTGTGAACTTTGGCAACTGAACCTTCACATTTTTTTCTGCTGCAATACTTTGTGTAGGTATTAAATTTAATGATAGAATAAATAATAATACCAATACATATAACTTTTTACCCATATATAATCTCCCCTATATTTCTGATATTTTTAATATCCTTTTAAACTTATCACTATATTTCATTTTTGTAAATATTTTTCTGTATTAAGTGACAGTTACTTGAGAGTTTTCTTATTATCTGACCTATATCCAATCCTAACTTCAATTGTTGCATATACATAGATAAATTATTTTACAAAATCATTCCACCAACAAAAATAGCAATAATATAAAGAAATACAGAAATTATATAAAACTTATACAACCAATAATAATGGCTTATAATCCCATAATTTTTAGTAATTGCATTTCTCTATAGCCTATGGCTTTCATTAAACCAAATTCACCTAACAATTGAGCAGGTGATTTTCTTGCAGTTTTTTCCATTTATTTATTTGTACAAAAAATCTCTCTTTATACAAAGAGAGATTTTTTTATCCATACCATCTATTCAATTGACTTACCAATATCACTTCTATAATATTTATTATCAAAGCTTACATTTTCAACTGCTTTATAAGCATTTTTTCTTGCTGTTTTTAGGTCTTCCCCTTTTGCTACTACGCCTAATACTCTTCCACCGTTTGTTACTATTTTTCCGTCTTTATTGGCTGTTCCTGCGTGGAAGCAGTGGTAGTTTTCTTGAGTGTCAAACCAATCTAATCCTTTGATTTCAAAGCCTTTGTCGTAGTTTAGTGGGTAACCATCTGATGCTAGTACCACACATACGGCTGCGTCATCTGTGAATTTTAATTCTATTTCATTTAGTCTACCTTCTATACATGCTTCTACCACATCTACTAAGTCATTTTCCATTCTTGGAAGAACTACTTGTGCTTCTGGATCACCGAATCTTGCATTGTATTCTAATACTTTTGGTCCTTCTGGTGTTAGCATTAGGCCAACGAATAGAATACCCGTAAAAGGTCTGCCTTCACTTTTCATTGCATCGATACTTGCTTGATAAATATGTTTCTCACAAAATTCATGAACTTTATCTGTGTAAAATGGACTTGGTGAGAATGTGCCCATTCCTCCAGTGTTTAAGCCTTCATCATTGTCTTTTGCTCTTTTATGATCTTGTGCACTTGTCATTGGAATGATATGGTCCCCATCACAAAAAGCCAGTACAGACACTTCTCTTCCTGTCATAAATTCTTCTATAACAAGCTTGTCTCCAGCGTCTCCAAACTTTTTATCTACCATAATGGTATTGATACCTTCTAAGGCTTCTTCATAACTTTCACAAATCAATACCCCTTTACCTAATGCCAAACCATCTGCTTTTAATACCACTGGATAGGTACTAGACTTTAAGTATTCTATGGCCTCATCTGCATCTGTGAACACTTCATAGCCTGCTGTTGGAATATTGTATTTTTTCATTAAGTCTTTTGAAAAGGCTTTTGATCCTTCAATGATTGCCGCTTCTTTTGTTGGGCCAAATACTTTTAACCCTTCTTTTTCGAAAACATTTACAACGCCTAACATTAAAGGATCGTCCATCCCAATAATGGTTAGGTCTATGCTGTTTTCTTTTGCAAAGGCTACCAATCCTTCAATGTCCGTTGCTTTTATATCAACGCATTCTGCTAATGATTGTATGCCTGCATTACCTGGCGCACAGAAGATTTGATCTACTCTAGTACTTTGAGATAACTTCCATACTATTGTATGCTCTCTTCCACCACTACCAACGACTAATACTTTCATTTAGCTTCCTCCTTTGTATTACCTTTAGTAATCACTCTATTACCTTCTATGATAATCTCATTGTTTGCGATCATTTGTATGGCTTGGGGCATTATTTCCCATTCTGCTTCTTCCATTACTCTTTTTTGTAATGTGCTCGGTGTGTCTTCTTGTAATACTTTTACCACCTTTTGCATGATGATAGGTCCTGTATCTGTCCCCTCATCTACAAAATGCACCGTTGCACCTGTGTACTGAACACCACGTTCAAGAGCTGCTTCATGTACTTTTAATCCGTAAAATCCTTTTCCGCTAAATGCAGGAATTAAAGATGGGTGTACATTGATGATACGGTTTTCAAAAGTTTGTATAACCTCTTTATCTAGAACAACTAAAAAGCCTGCAAGTACTACTAAATCAATACTTGCATCTTTTAAAGTCTTTATTAATTCTTGATTAAATGCTTCTTTGTTTTCAAAGGTTTTAGGGGCTAGGCACTTTGTAGGAATATTGTACTTACTGGCTCTCTCTAATGCATAAGCATCTTCTTTATTGCTAATAACCAATCCTATTTCTACATTTTTTAATTGTCCATTCTCTACTCGATCTATTATGGCTTGTAGATTTGTTCCACCACCAGAAACAAGTACACCAATTCTTAACATATTGTAACTCCCGCTTCGCCTTTTTTGATTTCTCCAATAATATAAGCCTCTTCATTTAATTCATTTTTAAGTATTTCTTTTGCCTTTTGGGCTTCTTCTTTTGTCATTACAATAGCCATTCCAATACCCATATTGAAAGTATTGTACATTGCTTTTTCTTCAATTTGTCCTTTTTCCATAAGAAGCTTAAAGATCGCTGGTACTTCATAACTGTTTTTATTGATAACCGCTTCAAAGCCTTCATTTAACATTCTTGGAATGTTTTCATAGAAACCACCACCTGTGATATGGCTAATAGCTTTTAATTTTAACCCTGTGTCTTTTAAAGCTTTTATGGCTTTTACATAGATTTTTGTAGGTTTTAATAATTCTTCACCTAAAGTACAGCCTAATTCTTTATATTCAGTGTTTAAATTTTCTTTAGTCATTTCAAATACTTTTCTTACTAATGAGTAGCCATTACTATGAATGCCTGAAGATGTAATACCAAGAAGCACATCTCCTTCTTCTACATCTTTTCCATTAATAAGGTCTTTTTTATCCACTATACCTACTGAGAATCCTGCTAAGTCATATTCTTTTTCATCGTAAAACCCTGGCATTTCAGCCGTTTCTCCACCTACTAAGGCAGCGCCTGCTTCTTTACATCCTTCTGCAATACCTTTTACAATGGTTGCAATGGCTTCTGGATGGTTTTTGCCACAAGCGATATAATCTAAAAAGAATAATGGTTCAGCACCACAACAAGCAATATCATTAACACACATAGCAACACAATCTATACCAATTGTATCATGTTTTTCTAATATAAATGCTAATTTTAACTTTGTTCCAACACCGTCTGTTCCTGATACTAAAATAGGATGTTCGAATTTATGGTTGGCTAAAGAGAATAACCCTGAGAACCCTCCTATATCTGTTAATACTTCTGGTCTCATTGTTCCTTTGATATGCTCTTTCATAAGGCTAACTGCCTTATAACCTGCTTCTATATCTACACCTGCTTTTTTATAATCCATAATCTAAATCCTCCTTATTTTACAGGATAATCTCCACTAAAACATGCTGTACAGAAATTAAAATTACCCTTTACTGATTCTAATAATCCGTCTTCACTAATATATCCTAAACTGTCTGCGCCTATCATATCTCCAATTTCTTGGATGCTCATATAGTTGGCAACAAGATGCTTTCTTTCTGCTGTGTCTACACCATAGTAACAAGAGTATTTTACCGGTGGTGATGAAATTCTTACATGAACTTCTAATGCCCCTGCGTCTTTTAACAATTGTACGATTCTACGGCTTGTTGTTCCTCTAACGATAGAGTCATCAATCATTACAACCCTTTTACCTTCTATCTGACTTCTAATAGGATTAAGTTTCATATTAACACCTAATTCTCTTAACTCTTGAGAAGGTTGTATGAAAGTTCTTCCTGTATATCTATTTTTCATAAAGCCACCAACAATTGGAATGCCTGCTTCTACTGAGTATCCTTGTGCTGCAGCAAGTCCAGAGTCTGGTACTCCTACCACAACATCTGCTTCAATTGGGTGTTCTTGAGCTAAAATTCTTCCTGCTTTAAATCTTGCTTCGTATACTTCTAAACCTTCCATAACACTATCTGGTCTTGCGAAGTACACAAATTCAAAAGCACATAGTGCTGATTTTTTCTCTGTGTTGGTTTGAATAGAACGTAACCCATTATGGTCAATAACTACAATTTCTCCTGGTTCTACGTCTCTGACAAATGATATGCCTAATCCATCAAATGCAGCTGATTCAGAAGATACAAAGAAGGAATCTTCTTTTTTACCAATACATAATGGACGAATACCTAATGGATCTCTTGCTGCGATTAATTTATGTGGTGTTAATACCAATAGGGAATATGCCCCTTTTATAATTTTCATTACTTCTTTTAGTGCGTCCTCAATGGCATTTACTTTTATTCTTTCTTTTGATAATAATGCTGCAATCACTTCTGAATCTGTAGTGGTTTGGAATATTGTGCCTTGTGCCTCTAATTCTTCTCTTAGTTTTTCTGCATTGGTTAAGTTACCATTATGTGCAATTGCCATATGGCCTTTTGTGTACTTTACTACTAATGGTTGGGCATTTTCTCTTAAACTGTCTCCACAAGTTGAATATCTAACATGTCCAATGGCTGAATGACCTTTTAAAGAGTCAAGAACCACATCGTCAAATACTTCTGATACCATTCCCATTTCTTTTCTATAAAGAATTGTCCCTTGGTTGTTTACTGCAATACCGGCACTTTCTTGTCCTCTATGTTGAAGGGCAAATATTCCGTAATATGTCATTCTAGCCGTATCAAATTCATCGTTATTATATACACCAAAAACGCCGCACTCTTCTTTTAATTTGTCACTAAACATGGCCTTATCCTCCATAATTCTATCAAAACAGTTGTTGTGTTACATTATGCAAAAATTCTATTGTAAACTTCAAGGTAAGCTTCTTCCACATTACCCATATCTCTTCTAAATCTATCTTTATCTAATTTTTCTCCTGTTGTAGCATCCCAATAACGACAAGTATCTGGTGATATTTCATCTGCTAAAATCACTTGTCCATCTGGTGTACGTCCAAATTCTATTTTAAAGTCGATTAAATCTATATTAATATTTTTAAAATACCCTACTAACAATTCATTAATTTTTCTAGCCATTTTCTGTATTATTTCAATCTCTTCTTCTGTGGCTAATTCAGCAGCTAGTATATGATCCACATTTATAAATGGATCTCCTAATTCATCTTTTTTGTAACAGAATTCTAAAATAGGTCTTTTTAATATGGTACCTTCTTCTAATCCAAGTTTTTTTGCCAAACTTCCTGCTACTTTATTTCTTACAATAACTTCTAAAGGAATAATCTCTACCTTCTTAACTAGGGTTTCTCTTTCATTAATTTGTTTCACTAAGTGGGTTGGTATGGCATTTTCCTCTAAGTACATCATTACTTTGTTACTGACTTCGTTATTGACTTTGCCTTTATCGTGAATGGTTCCTTTTTTAATACCATTAAAGGCTGTTGCATCATCTTTATAGCTTACCATTACAATATCTTTATCATCTGTTGTATAGACTCTTTTTGCCTTACCTTCGTATAATAAATCTCTTTTTTCCATGGCACACCTCTTATCTTTCTTCTAGATACTTCTCATAACCAAGGTCTTCAAGTTTATCTGCTTTATCTAAAACCATTTTTTCCATAGTGTTTTTGTACTCTACTAATTTTTCACTGACTTCCTTATTATAAACACCAATAATTTGTGCTGCTAATAACCCCGCATTTAAACTGCCATTAATAGCAACTGTTGCCACTGGTACACCAGGAGGCATTTGTACAATTGAGTATAAAGAGTCTAACCCGCTCATTGTACTGCTTTTTACAGGGACACCTATAACAGGTAACGTTGTTAATGAGGCAACCATACCTGGTAAATGAGCTGCACCGCCTGCTCCTGCAATAATCACTTCTAGTCCTCTATCTTTGGCACTTTGTGAATACTCATAAAGTTTTTTTGGGGTACGATGTGCTGATACAATGGTTAATTCATATTCAACACCTAAATCATCTAGTACCTTTCCTGCATTTTGCATTACTGGCAGATCTGAATCACTACCCATAATTATGCCTACTTTTACACTCATTGGAAACTCCTTTCTAGTATAAACAATCCTATACAAACTTAATTTTTGCGTGAGCATTTCTTACTTTTTCTAATGCACCTTCAATGGTTGTATCACAAGCTGTAATATGTCCCATTTTTCTTCCTATACTAACACTTGTTTTTTCATATAAGTGGATTTTTACTTGCCCACCTGTTAGTGCTTCGTATAAGCCTTCTACTTCTACATCTTTATCTATATTGATCTGTCCGATTATATTCTTCATTACTGTTGGTTTTATTAATTCTGTATTTCCAAAAGGCAATCCTACAATTGCTCTTATATGCTGTTCGAATTGGGATGTATAACATCCCTCTATGGTATAATGTCCCGAGTTATGTGGTCTTGGTGCAATTTCATTTACCACTACATTACCGTCTTTTGTAATAAACATTTCTATACATAGCATACCACAACTAGACACTTGATGGGCTACATCATCTGCAACTTTTAATGCTTTTGCAGCCATACTTTCTTTAATTCTAGCTGGTACAATAGTTTCATCTAATATGCTGTTCACATGGATATTTTCTGCAATAGGAAATAGGATACTTTTTCTGTTTTGATCATTACATGCTAACACGGATATTTCCATTTCAAAAGGTATAAACTCCTCTAACATAAGAGGTACTTTTCCTTCTCCTAATGTCTTGTAGGCATTTTCTATATCCTCTGGTGATTTGATAACATAATTCCCTTTTCCATCATAACCACCTGTACAAGTTTTTAATACCACTGGAAAGGAAAAAGGTAATTTTTCTGGTTCTAAGTCATTTATTGAATTGATGGCTATAAAATTAGGTACTGGGATACCTGCTTCTTTTAACCATTTTTTTTGTATATATTTATTTTGTATAAGGGATAATGTATTAGATGTTGGGTAAACACTATGCCCCTTTTCTTCAAGACTTTTTAGTGCATCCACATTAATATGTTCAAACTCATAAGTAATTACATCTACTTTACTTGCTAATTCAAAGAAAGCATTTATATTATCAAATTCTGCTACGATATGTTCATCTGCTATACTATGAGCAGGACAATGATTGTTTGGATCCAATATCACTACATAGTAGCCTAGTCTTTTTGCATCTAGTATCATCATTTTACCAAGTTGTCCACCGCCGATAATACCTATTCTAGTCATTCTCATAGTAAATACTCCTTTTTTATTTATAACAAATTTATTCTTACACTTTCATTTAACTCAACTTTTGCCTGTTCTCGAGACATAAGTTTCGTTGAAAGTATGATTTTCAAATCCTTGCAAGCAAGTTTGAAAATCATACTTTCACAATCACAATGGCTTTATATTCAATTAGTGTTTCCTATATTCATTGTACTAATCTACAAATACAAAGTCAATACAAAATCCGAATATTATTATCATTTTACATTTATATGTTCGATTAATCCTTGGTATTCATTGGTTTAATATATATATTTTTATTACTAATATATATATTAAAATGGCTTATCTTAGTTGTTTTACCCTATTTCTCACCATACGCCGGATTAAATAAACAAAAAAAAGAAAGTTCGCCTTATGAGAGGAACTTTCCTTAATCTAAAAAAAGAAGAAATCCAAAAATGGTGGAGGATGGATTCCTTCGTAAATAACTTATTTTTAAAACACACTTGCATCTCTAAAACACAAGTGTGTTCTTATTATTCAATTAGACTCTAAATAACAAATCTGTATAACTTGGGAATGGCCAGTATTCTTCACTTGATAATTTTTCTAATTCATCACAAGGTATTCTTAACTCTTCCATAGCTACAAAT encodes:
- the purF gene encoding amidophosphoribosyltransferase → MFSDKLKEECGVFGVYNNDEFDTARMTYYGIFALQHRGQESAGIAVNNQGTILYRKEMGMVSEVFDDVVLDSLKGHSAIGHVRYSTCGDSLRENAQPLVVKYTKGHMAIAHNGNLTNAEKLREELEAQGTIFQTTTDSEVIAALLSKERIKVNAIEDALKEVMKIIKGAYSLLVLTPHKLIAARDPLGIRPLCIGKKEDSFFVSSESAAFDGLGISFVRDVEPGEIVVIDHNGLRSIQTNTEKKSALCAFEFVYFARPDSVMEGLEVYEARFKAGRILAQEHPIEADVVVGVPDSGLAAAQGYSVEAGIPIVGGFMKNRYTGRTFIQPSQELRELGVNMKLNPIRSQIEGKRVVMIDDSIVRGTTSRRIVQLLKDAGALEVHVRISSPPVKYSCYYGVDTAERKHLVANYMSIQEIGDMIGADSLGYISEDGLLESVKGNFNFCTACFSGDYPVK
- the purE gene encoding 5-(carboxyamino)imidazole ribonucleotide mutase, with the translated sequence MSVKVGIIMGSDSDLPVMQNAGKVLDDLGVEYELTIVSAHRTPKKLYEYSQSAKDRGLEVIIAGAGGAAHLPGMVASLTTLPVIGVPVKSSTMSGLDSLYSIVQMPPGVPVATVAINGSLNAGLLAAQIIGVYNKEVSEKLVEYKNTMEKMVLDKADKLEDLGYEKYLEER
- the purN gene encoding phosphoribosylglycinamide formyltransferase; protein product: MLRIGVLVSGGGTNLQAIIDRVENGQLKNVEIGLVISNKEDAYALERASKYNIPTKCLAPKTFENKEAFNQELIKTLKDASIDLVVLAGFLVVLDKEVIQTFENRIINVHPSLIPAFSGKGFYGLKVHEAALERGVQYTGATVHFVDEGTDTGPIIMQKVVKVLQEDTPSTLQKRVMEEAEWEIMPQAIQMIANNEIIIEGNRVITKGNTKEEAK
- the purC gene encoding phosphoribosylaminoimidazolesuccinocarboxamide synthase: MEKRDLLYEGKAKRVYTTDDKDIVMVSYKDDATAFNGIKKGTIHDKGKVNNEVSNKVMMYLEENAIPTHLVKQINERETLVKKVEIIPLEVIVRNKVAGSLAKKLGLEEGTILKRPILEFCYKKDELGDPFINVDHILAAELATEEEIEIIQKMARKINELLVGYFKNINIDLIDFKIEFGRTPDGQVILADEISPDTCRYWDATTGEKLDKDRFRRDMGNVEEAYLEVYNRIFA
- a CDS encoding 5-(carboxyamino)imidazole ribonucleotide synthase, with amino-acid sequence MRMTRIGIIGGGQLGKMMILDAKRLGYYVVILDPNNHCPAHSIADEHIVAEFDNINAFFELASKVDVITYEFEHINVDALKSLEEKGHSVYPTSNTLSLIQNKYIQKKWLKEAGIPVPNFIAINSINDLEPEKLPFSFPVVLKTCTGGYDGKGNYVIKSPEDIENAYKTLGEGKVPLMLEEFIPFEMEISVLACNDQNRKSILFPIAENIHVNSILDETIVPARIKESMAAKALKVADDVAHQVSSCGMLCIEMFITKDGNVVVNEIAPRPHNSGHYTIEGCYTSQFEQHIRAIVGLPFGNTELIKPTVMKNIIGQINIDKDVEVEGLYEALTGGQVKIHLYEKTSVSIGRKMGHITACDTTIEGALEKVRNAHAKIKFV
- the purM gene encoding phosphoribosylformylglycinamidine cyclo-ligase codes for the protein MDYKKAGVDIEAGYKAVSLMKEHIKGTMRPEVLTDIGGFSGLFSLANHKFEHPILVSGTDGVGTKLKLAFILEKHDTIGIDCVAMCVNDIACCGAEPLFFLDYIACGKNHPEAIATIVKGIAEGCKEAGAALVGGETAEMPGFYDEKEYDLAGFSVGIVDKKDLINGKDVEEGDVLLGITSSGIHSNGYSLVRKVFEMTKENLNTEYKELGCTLGEELLKPTKIYVKAIKALKDTGLKLKAISHITGGGFYENIPRMLNEGFEAVINKNSYEVPAIFKLLMEKGQIEEKAMYNTFNMGIGMAIVMTKEEAQKAKEILKNELNEEAYIIGEIKKGEAGVTIC
- the purD gene encoding phosphoribosylamine--glycine ligase, whose product is MKVLVVGSGGREHTIVWKLSQSTRVDQIFCAPGNAGIQSLAECVDIKATDIEGLVAFAKENSIDLTIIGMDDPLMLGVVNVFEKEGLKVFGPTKEAAIIEGSKAFSKDLMKKYNIPTAGYEVFTDADEAIEYLKSSTYPVVLKADGLALGKGVLICESYEEALEGINTIMVDKKFGDAGDKLVIEEFMTGREVSVLAFCDGDHIIPMTSAQDHKRAKDNDEGLNTGGMGTFSPSPFYTDKVHEFCEKHIYQASIDAMKSEGRPFTGILFVGLMLTPEGPKVLEYNARFGDPEAQVVLPRMENDLVDVVEACIEGRLNEIELKFTDDAAVCVVLASDGYPLNYDKGFEIKGLDWFDTQENYHCFHAGTANKDGKIVTNGGRVLGVVAKGEDLKTARKNAYKAVENVSFDNKYYRSDIGKSIE